The proteins below come from a single Lodderomyces elongisporus chromosome 3, complete sequence genomic window:
- the RPS20 gene encoding 40S ribosomal protein S20 (BUSCO:EOG09265CFP) produces the protein MSTIQKEKVDQQPEEQIHKIRITLTSTKVKQLENVSANIIRNASQSNIVKKGPVRMPTKVLKITTRKAPNGEGSKTWDAYEMRIHKRVIDLQAPAATVKKITQITIEPGVDVEVTIAA, from the coding sequence ATGTCTACCAttcaaaaggaaaaagttgaTCAACAACCAGAGGAGCAAATCCACAAGATCAGAATCACCTTGACTTCTACCAAGGTTAAGCAATTGGAAAATGTTTCCGCTAACATTATCCGTAACGCTTCCCAAAGCAACATTGTTAAGAAGGGACCAGTTAGAATGCCAACCAAGGTTTTGAAGATCACCACCAGAAAGGCTCCAAATGGTGAAGGTTCAAAGACCTGGGATGCTTACGAAATGAGAATCCACAAGAGAGTTATTGACTTGCAAGCCCCAGCTGCTACCGTCAAGAAGATTACTCAAATCACCATCGAACCaggtgttgatgttgaagtCACCATTGCTGCTTAA
- the ATP10 gene encoding Mitochondrial ATPase complex subunit atp10 (BUSCO:EOG09263UN3) has protein sequence MSKVNRRLLSSATKCLQKQSSQQSSHSQKLHPRFVDTIKEVSKPAQKESRQITRPFGLKEPVLLNHKLSDTYSLSSIANEVFGARAKERRQKNLDYDLKHSSIFEAKSFENTKGKIFSPPISWFKQEKSLYFPDFVAQTLQGEKESFYQAISEKYSIVRLFSSVTGDQCTMTYFDRDGKDLYSKDYNSFVQEFPDFQIVDINMPTSWIKGFVLNLSLRNLKKSIPVERYDRYFILPNHILPPDIREELYCDNQCSGYIYILDKNGRIRWATSGYATPEDSTLMWKVVRGLQKEATAARNA, from the coding sequence ATGAGCAAAGTCAACCGTCGACTCTTGAGTAGTGCGACTAAATGTTTGCAAAAGCAGTCGCTGCAGCAACTGCTGCATCTGCAGAAGTTACATCCCAGGTTTGTCGATACAATTAAGGAAGTGTCCAAACCTGCCCAGAAAGAGTCTCGCCAAATAACCAGACCTTTTGGATTGAAAGAACCGGTTTTATTGAATCATAAATTATCCGATACCTATTCTCTATCGAGCATTGCCAATGAAGTCTTTGGTGCTCGGGCCAAGGAGCGTCGTCAAAAGAATTTGGATTACGATTTGAAACACTCGCTGATTTTCGAGGCAAAATCATTTGAGAATACCAAAGGTAAGATCTTTAGTCCACCAATATCGTGGTTTAAGCAAGAAAAGTCTCTTTACTTTCCTGATTTTGTTGCTCAGACATTGCAaggtgaaaaagaaagcttTTATCAAGCTATTAGTGAAAAGTATAGTATAGTCCGTTTATTCAGTTCAGTTACCGGTGATCAATGCACAATGACATACTTTGATAGGGATGGCAAGGATCTATACTCCAAAGACTACAATTCTTTTGTGCAAGAGTTTCcagattttcaaattgttgataTCAATATGCCTACAAGTTGGATTAAAGGGTTCGTATTGAACTTGTCGCTTCGCAACCTTAAAAAGAGTATACCTGTAGAGAGATATGATCGTTATTTCATCCTACCAAACCACATTTTGCCGCCAGATATAAGGGAAGAGCTCTATTGCGATAATCAGTGCTCTGGATACATCTATATCCTTGACAAAAATGGCAGAATAAGATGGGCAACTAGTGGGTATGCAACACCAGAAGATTCGACTCTTATGTGGAAAGTCGTGAGGGGCTTGCAGAAAGAGGCAACAGCGGCTCGGAATGCATGA
- the DCP2 gene encoding mRNA-decapping enzyme subunit 2: MSIELGDGLANQTLDRVLEDLLVRFVVNVPDEDLSSIERVFFQVEEAHWFYLDFVRQLNPELPSMKMKTFSARLLEKCPLLWKWGDPADALARFGRYKSTIPVRGVALFNEDLTKVLLVKGTESNAWSFPRGKISKDESDVDCAVREVREEIGFDCRPFIDENDFVERTIKGKNYKIFFVKNIPESTKFEPIARFEISDIKWFDIKSLPKKVKNSSSTYFIVGTMLKPLLKWVNKSQGPNGGESILQLEQRLKKLMGLNISTNADSQVNSNTNEQKQKSVEVPDAGRELLNILQRVNPNAGKEANDSRSAEAASKDSINILLPPSIQTQLPMFTEMRYQPQYPGQSFQNSYQPQYQHQHQHQFPQQQQQQFFEQNKHQQTPTHNETHLLQQAVAPNPDTFKKPYANSGELLSILRTQSDKKESNNNNNNGSSNNNQNSSTSAANIHSKAQQLLSVFPKKSKAPENFVTDQMQQTNKIKNDPISIFKDKKNAKPNQNASAVADESIKSRVFSDKSGRQSVDGRDLEGSNYKTLNGKSNILSQRQLPSNEIEESIRSSYKRQPQPGKKVKLLKRSDNLNLASLFDSARPKSANATDSENDTAPATANESANVSTNVSTNASASASASARTSEIATAPEQSISQSQPLLLNRSETPVSKKSEEWRKGEYNRAASADLMSLLTKKATDEPKQEGVFASKEYGLGDTRDNTTPPILVSPTKDFLRLLQKPSPAPEAQQTNKAVGSDSILQSPNGSQKHKDNTRQLDDGSSASKLLSLLGKKPSNTKNNDHGGRFGNIGQVTTQTNVWGNTNAPQESNFLEKSMKLNQPITNELGNIGGIDLKTSARTDATVPSFENFQDFEDFEDFEDFQNFSVNDYIYDEPATMRTYRNFDVESDDE, from the coding sequence ATGTCAATAGAACTCGGAGATGGTTTAGCCAACCAAACACTTGATCGGGTGCTAGAAGACTTATTAGTGCGATTTGTGGTCAATGTTCCCGATGAAGATCTTTCATCAATTGAACGTGTGTTTTTCCAAGTGGAGGAGGCCCATTGGTTCTACTTGGACTTTGTTAGGCAGCTCAACCCAGAGTTACCTtcaatgaagatgaagacgTTTTCGGCAAGACTATTGGAAAAATGTCCCTTGTTGTGGAAATGGGGCGATCCTGCGGATGCATTGGCAAGGTTTGGAAGATACAAAAGCACGATACCCGTTAGAGGAGTAGCGCTTTTCAATGAGGACTTGACCAAAGTGCTATTGGTAAAAGGAACTGAGTCCAATGCATGGTCGTTTCCACGAGGAAAGATCTCCAAGGATGAAAGCGATGTGGACTGTGCAGTGAGAGAGGTCAGAGAGGAGATTGGATTTGATTGCAGACCTTTTATCGACGAAAATGATTTTGTTGAACGTACAATAAAGGGGAAAAACTacaaaatattttttgttaaaAACATCCCGGAATCTACCAAGTTTGAGCCCATTGCTCGGTTTGAGATTTCAGACATTAAATGGTTTGACATAAAGTCTTTACCgaaaaaagtcaaaaacAGTTCAAGTACATATTTCATTGTTGGAACCATGCTTAAGCCACTTTTGAAATGGGTTAACAAGAGTCAAGGTCCAAATGGAGGAGAACTGATCTTACAATTGGAGCAGAGACTCAAGAAGCTTATGGGCTTGAATATAAGTACAAATGCAGATTCACAAGTGAACTCGAATACAAAtgaacaaaagcaaaaatcGGTGGAGGTGCCTGATGCAGGGCGAGAATTGCTCAACATTCTTCAAAGAGTAAACCCCAACGCCGGAAAGGAAGCAAATGACTCAAGACTGGCTGAAGCGGCTAGCAAAGACAGCATTAATATTCTACTACCTCCATCAATACAAACCCAATTACCAATGTTCACTGAGATGCGATACCAGCCCCAGTACCCAGGCCAGTCATTCCAGAACCTGTACCAACCTCagtaccaacaccaacaccaacatcaatttccacaacaacagcaacagcaattCTTTGAGCAAAATAAACACCAACAAACTCCCACACACAATGAAACCCATTTGCTTCAGCAAGCTGTTGCACCTAACCCAGATACTTTTAAAAAGCCGTATGCCAATCTGGGAGAGCTATTATCAATTTTGAGAACCCAATCtgataaaaaagagagcaacaacaacaacaacaatggtagcagcaataacaaccaaaattcttcaacaagTGCAGCCAATATTCACTCCAAAGCGCAACAACTATTAAGTGTTTTTCCCAAGAAATCCAAAGCGCCAGAAAACTTTGTTACTGACCAAAtgcaacaaacaaacaagatcAAAAACGACCCTATTTCCATAtttaaagacaaaaaaaatgcaaagcCCAATCAGAATGCATCGGCCGTTGCCGATGAAAGCATAAAAAGCCGCGTTTTTTCCGATAAAAGTGGCAGACAATCTGTAGACGGTCGCGATTTGGAAGGATCAAATTACAAAACACTTAATGGAAAATCGAATATTTTGTCGCAACGTCAGTTGCCTTCTAATGAGATTGAAGAGTCTATTCGCTCATCATATAAAAGACAGCCACAGCCAGGAAAGAAAGTTAAGTTGCTTAAAAGATCGGATAATCTAAATTTGGCATCTTTATTTGATAGTGCAAGACCGAAATCTGCGAATGCTACTGATAGTGAAAACGATACTGCACCAGCCACAGCCAATGAAAGTGCAAATGTAAGTACAAATGTAAGTACAAATGCAAGTGCAAGTGCAAGTGCAAGTGCAAGGACGAGTGAGATAGCAACTGCTCCTGAGCAATCAAtatcacaatcacaaccTTTGCTATTAAATCGCTCAGAAACGCCAGTTTCCAAAAAATCAGAAGAGTGGCGAAAAGGAGAGTACAATAGAGCTGCTAGTGCAGACCTCATGAGTCTTTTAACAAAGAAAGCAACTGATGaaccaaaacaagaagGAGTGTTTGCTCTGAAGGAGTATGGACTCGGCGATACAAGAGACAATACAACACCACCAATCCTTGTTTCCCCAACAAAGGATTTTTTACGTTTGCTCCAGAAACCCTCACCCGCGCCAGAAGCGCAACAAACTAATAAGGCGGTAGGCAGTGACTCGATTTTACAAAGTCCAAATGGTTCCCAAAAACACAAGGACAATACACGTCAACTTGACGACGGGTCCTCTGCCAGTAAGTTGTTGAGTTTGCTTGGCAAGAAACCACTGAATACAAAGAACAATGACCATGGTGGCAGATTTGGTAATATTGGCCAAGTGACCACTCAGACCAATGTTTGGGGCAATACCAATGCTCCCCAAGAGTCAAATTTTCTTGAAAAGAGTATGAAATTGAATCAACCAATAACTAACGAATTGGGCAATATTGGTGGTATTGATTTGAAAACTTCTGCTCGCACCGATGCAACTGTCCCAAGCTTTGAAAATTTCCAGGACTTTGAAGACTTTGAAGACTTTGAAGACTTTCAAAATTTCCTGGTAAACGATTACATTTACGATGAACCGGCTACAATGAGGACGTACAGAAATTTTGATGTTGAAAGTGACGACGAGTAA